The following proteins are co-located in the Tachysurus vachellii isolate PV-2020 chromosome 19, HZAU_Pvac_v1, whole genome shotgun sequence genome:
- the sac3d1 gene encoding SAC3 domain-containing protein 1 yields the protein MHRKSRFQHRNGQERHGAEAKPEDSVPCGTCTTMCPVSEVRRRETERQLHCFEMERGTEKERKPRADLSRTVKEYSRPAAGKDSTRACDLRPPDVLFKTVCYLVDEIAASPTLQPWTEVYSFVFDRLRSVRQDMVIQRVSGRECVAVLERTVRFHLYASYRLCGAPLQLFDPHINDTHLQECLSWLLECYSEGQFEHQAEFQALSLLYNLGSTRTLQRSLELPDKIRLSPQVQLALAINWAYTERNPVRLLRLAQKLDFIQACALHRHLLSCRRDLLRLYSHGYNSRNCRFPVQKLADILDLECSLAGQLCLAHGLQVSGDCVVFSKASFSESPCKELQCERMHKLVDDEQQDISVGNIIHGIA from the exons ATGCACAGGAAGTCACGCTTTCAGCATAGGAACGGTCAGGAGAGACATGGGGCTGAAGCAAAGCCAGAAGACTCAGTTCCCTGTGGTACCTGTACCACTATGTGTCCTGTCTCAGAGGTTCGGCGGcgggagacagagaggcagtTGCATTGCTTTGAGATGGAACGTGGGACAGAGAAAGAGCGCAAGCCCCGTGCTGATCTCTCCCGCACTGTTAAAGAGTACTCGCGTCCTGCAGCTGGTAAAGACAGCACCAGAGCCTGTGACCTGCGACCTCCAGACGTTCTGTTCAAAACAGTGTGTTACTTGGTGGATGAGATAGCGGCCTCGCCTACACTTCAGCCCTGGACTGAG GTCTACAGCTTTGTGTTCGACCGTTTGCGCAGTGTACGGCAGGACATGGTCATCCAGCGTGTGTCTGGCAGGGAGTGTGTTGCGGTGCTTGAGAGAACAGTGCGCTTCCATCTCTACGCATCATACCGACTATGCGGTGCACCTCTGCAGCTCTTCGACCCACATATTAATGACACACACCTGCAGGAGTGTCTGAGCTGGCTGTTGGAATGCTACAGCGAGGGACAGTTTGAGCATCAGGCAGAATTCCAGGCCCTCAGCCTGCTCTACAACCTGG GTTCCACAAGGACACTGCAGCGTTCCCTTGAGCTGCCAGACAAAATTCGTCTCTCTCCTCAGGTTCAGTTGGCTCTGGCGATTAATTGGGCTTATACGGAGCGCAACCCTGTACGTCTCCTACGTCTAGCCCAAAAACTGGACTTCATACAAGCCTGTGCCCTTCATAGACACCTATTGTCCTGCAGGAGAGATTTGCTTCGGCTCTACAGCCATGGATACAACAGCCGAAACTGTCGCTTTCCCGTCCAGAAGTTAGCAGACATTCTCGATCTGGAGTGTTCACTGGCTGGGCAGCTTTGCCTGGCACATGGACTCCAAGTGAGCGGGGACTGCGTTGTCTTCTCTAAAGCCTCCTTTAGTGAGAGCCCTTGTAAagagctgcagtgtgaacgAATGCACAAATTGGTGGATGATGAGCAACAAGACATTTCAGTTGGCAACATCATTCATGGCATTGCCTGA